A window of Candidatus Sericytochromatia bacterium contains these coding sequences:
- a CDS encoding M28 family peptidase produces the protein MRVASSVLLPWVASALVVALSACTTAPLLRSPSAQRSIGVGISAKLARLEQAVSRDRLGTRLSVLSGASTFTPTITIPERGSVQGRALTRQMITETLQAQGYSVESHRYRNHGENVLARLLADEPSDEWILLGAHLDSVRNAGADDNGSGSAAVLEAATVMRQCQGRKVNVLFAFFDEEELGLVGSQALAKDLRKQRLNLTSAHTADMIGFDADRDGAVEIERPDGQLWDYYQMVNRSHGLNLPLVRTSSGDTDHVAFRQQGFASVGMCEEWVGGDTTPHYHRKTDTFSTLNLDFLTSTTQLMVAVLADLVTRVPPPPLRQSVPHSQFPGRARHFHPDGHF, from the coding sequence ATGCGTGTCGCGTCCTCCGTCTTGCTCCCTTGGGTGGCATCTGCGCTTGTGGTGGCCTTGTCGGCTTGCACCACGGCGCCCCTGCTGCGTTCGCCGTCGGCTCAGCGCTCTATCGGCGTAGGCATTTCGGCCAAGCTTGCGCGGCTGGAACAGGCGGTCAGTCGAGACCGACTCGGAACCCGTCTGTCCGTCCTGAGTGGGGCCAGCACCTTCACGCCCACCATCACGATTCCCGAGCGAGGCTCCGTGCAGGGGCGCGCCCTGACACGCCAGATGATCACGGAGACCCTTCAGGCGCAAGGTTACTCGGTGGAGTCCCATCGTTATCGCAACCATGGTGAGAATGTGCTGGCGCGCCTGCTGGCCGATGAGCCATCGGACGAGTGGATCTTGCTCGGGGCCCATCTGGATTCCGTGCGCAACGCCGGAGCCGATGACAATGGGTCCGGCAGTGCCGCCGTGCTCGAGGCGGCGACCGTGATGCGACAATGTCAGGGGCGGAAGGTGAACGTGTTGTTCGCTTTTTTTGATGAAGAAGAACTGGGTTTGGTGGGGAGCCAGGCTCTGGCCAAGGACCTGCGCAAACAACGTCTGAACCTGACCTCCGCCCATACGGCCGACATGATCGGTTTCGACGCGGACCGAGACGGTGCGGTGGAAATCGAGCGGCCGGACGGTCAACTCTGGGATTATTACCAGATGGTGAATCGCTCCCATGGTCTCAATCTGCCGCTGGTGCGCACCAGTTCGGGCGACACGGACCACGTGGCCTTCCGGCAGCAGGGATTTGCGTCTGTCGGGATGTGCGAGGAATGGGTTGGGGGGGACACCACGCCCCACTACCATCGCAAAACGGATACCTTCAGCACCTTGAACCTCGACTTTTTGACTTCCACCACCCAGTTGATGGTGGCTGTTCTTGCAGACCTTGTGACGCGGGTTCCGCCGCCTCCGCTTCGCCAGTCCGTCCCGCACAGCCAGTTTCCCGGTCGGGCTCGCCACTTTCATCCTGACGGTCATTTCTGA